Proteins encoded within one genomic window of Arachis ipaensis cultivar K30076 chromosome B08, Araip1.1, whole genome shotgun sequence:
- the LOC107611348 gene encoding protein NRT1/ PTR FAMILY 4.6-like — protein MDTNLGSFKVPPASLPVFPVLFIMVLAPMYDHAILPFARKITRTETEITHLQRIGTGLVLSIVAMAVAALVETKRKKTALIHGLTDSTEPLPIMFLWVVLQYLFLGSVDLFTLAGMMEFFFTEAPWSMRSIATALSWASLAMGYYSSTVLESAMMDVDSSVDGSAITLLLLFLLDAVEPTPILLTHRLPANTLTDALPSPTFTPLLIHTHPYTDTEKRGVSLLIHFHCCQLRRRGGASLSPRAATTTVKSVAMAAAVRAIVLAEGS, from the exons ATGGACACAAATCTTGGTTCCTTCAAGGTCCCACCAGCTTCTCTCCCTGTATTCCCAGTTCTCTTCATCATGGTTCTTGCCCCCATGTACGACCACGCCATCCTCCCATTCGCAAGAAAAATAACCAGAACCGAAACCGAAATCACGCATTTACAAAGAATTGGAACAGGGTTGGTTCTTTCCATAGTGGCCATGGCAGTTGCCGCGTTAGTCgaaacaaagagaaagaaaacgGCGTTGATTCATGGTCTAACGGATTCAACGGAGCCTCTTCCCATAATGTTCTTGTGGGTGGTGTTACAGTACTTGTTTCTTGGCTCTGTTGATCTTTTCACTCTTGCTGGGATGATGGAGTTCTTCTTCACTGAAGCGCCATGGAGCATGAGGTCTATTGCAACCGCCCTTTCTTGGGCTTCTCTTGCCATGGGATATTACTCCAGCACTGTTCTTGAGTCGGCGATGATGGATGTTGACTCCTCAGTAGACGGAT CCGCCATAACCCTCCTCCTCCTTTTCCTTCTTGACGCTGTCGAGCCCACACCCATCCTCCTCACACACCGTCTTCCTGCAAATACACTCACAGACGCCCTCCCCTCGCCCACTTTCACGCCGTTGCTCATCCACACACACCCTTACACCGACACAGAAAAGAGAGGGGTGTCATTGCTGATTCATTTCCATTGCTGCCAGCTGCGCCGTCGCGGAGGAGCTTCTCTGTCGCCGCGAGCTGCAACCACCACCGTGAAGTCCGTCGCCATGGCTGCAGCTGTTCGCGCCATCGTCCTCGCCGAAGGGAGCTAG
- the LOC110266008 gene encoding uncharacterized protein LOC110266008 isoform X1: MVTASFLLYTNTGTVATSLSNFFSVTSCCGCCVRGLELRLQLPQELVVMGTSMTWKHLPPLIYALAFCLIAINVAADDDQSPYYGCHNSPYHPAPQAAPPAHEPHPPYMYKSPPPPFSYIYKSPPPTIYQQISSSSLSLSTLSEIFYYILVRIFVHVS, encoded by the exons ATGGTTACCGCGAGTTTTCTGTTATACACCAACACCGGAACTGTTGCTACTTCACTCAGTAATTTCTTCTCTGTTACG AGTTGTTGTGGTTGCTGCGTAAGAGGTTTGGAGCTGAGGTTGCAGCTGCCGCAAGAGTTAGTTGTTATGGGAACCTCAATGACATGGAAGCATTTGCCTCCACTCATTTATGCATTAGCATTTTGCTTAATTGCTATCAATGTTGCTGCTGATGATGATCAGAGTCCTTATTATGGATGCCACAACTCTCCCTACCACCCAGCTCCACAAGCGGCGCCACCTGCACATGAACCTCACCCACCCTATATGTACAAGTCTCCCCCTCCTCCATTTTCATACATTTACAAGTCTCCACCACCCACCATATATCAACAAATCTCCTCATCCTCCCTCTCCCTTTCTACCCTTTCtgaaatattttattatattcttgTCCGAATCTTTGTTCATGTTTCATGA
- the LOC110266008 gene encoding uncharacterized protein LOC110266008 isoform X2, translating to MVTASFLLYTNTGTVATSLSNFFSVTEQVMTTASRSHRLIVRVQNIEASLPPLEKAVLAQTSHIHFAYTSGLLMQVEHIIREENMMAAQEIIELFCELIAVRLPIIEAQRYSSFVCLFEFTLHH from the exons ATGGTTACCGCGAGTTTTCTGTTATACACCAACACCGGAACTGTTGCTACTTCACTCAGTAATTTCTTCTCTGTTACG GAACAAGTAATGACAACTGCTTCTAGGAGCCATAGATTGATCGTTCGTGTTCAAAATATTGAGGCTTCCTTACCGCCATTGGAGAAGGCTGTATTGGCACAAACAAGTCACATACACTTTGCTTATACATCTG GGCTATTGATGCAGGTGGAGCATATTATCAGAGAGGAGAACATGATGGCTGCCCAGGAGATCATTGAACTGTTCTGTGAATTAATTGCTGTGAGACTTCCAATAATCGAGGCACAAAGGTATTCTAGCTTTGTTTGCTTGTTTGAATTTACTTTACATCATTGA